In the Bacillus solimangrovi genome, TCTACGATCAATTTAATGGCAGTTCGTTCTTCACCATCAATCATTATATCAGTAAATGCAGGAATACAGATTAAGTCCACACCGCTCGGTGCAACAAATCCTCTCGCGATTGCTACTGCCTTCACTGCTTGATTTAGTGCACCAGCTCCAATTGCTTGGATCTCTGCTCCACCGCGCTCACGAATAACACCTGAAAGCGCACCAGCTACTTTATTTGGGTTTGATTGTGCTGAAACTTTTAATATTTCCATTTCTGGAACCTCCTTGATCGAATTAGTGGTCTTTTCATTCCCTACTAACTATATTCACGAAAGGAGATTGTATTCCTGCTAAATGGATTGAATTTTTAGAAAAATGCATTATATTACATATTTGAGAATAATCACAAATCAACTATACGGTTGGTAAAGACTAACAACACAATTTTAGTAATTAAACGGTTCTTAATAATTTTGAACGTAAAATAACTTGTACTTAATCTTACAACTTGCCTCATTACTCAAAGAAAGGTTGATCTTCATTTATTAAAATGCGATTAATCTTTTTCGCTTTACCAGTTTTCTTATCAAGATCGATCACCACTCCACTAAGCTGTGTGCGCCCAACCTTAGGTACTTCAAAACGAACTGGCAATTGTGTTACAAACTTACGAATAACAGCTTCCCTATCCATCCCTAAAATGTGATCATATGGTCCCGTCATCCCAACATCTGTCATATACGCTGTTCCTTCAGGCAAAATACGATTATCTGCTGTTTGCACATGTGTATGTGTTCCAACAACTGCTGACGCACGTCCATCTACATACCAACCGAATGCCTGCTTCTCACTTGTTGCCTCAGCATGAAAATCTATAAAAATAAGTGGAGTACGTTTACGAATTTCCATCAATAAGTCATCGATCTTACGAAATGGACAATCAATAGGTGGTAAAAATGTGCGCCCCATGACATTTACAACAGCAACTTCAACTCCGTTTGCATTAATAATTGTATAACCTTTACCAGGAGTACCATCTGGATAATTAGCCGGTCGAACAAGTGCTGGTGTATCATCTATAAACTCAAAAATTTCTCTATTGTCCCACGTATGATTTCCCATTGTAATTACTTGTGCACCTGCGCCCATTAATTGACGGTAAATCTTCTGTGTGATTCCTCTGCCCCCTGCGGCATTTTCCCCATTAATAATCGTTACATCAGGATGATATTTTTTCTTTAATTTCGGTACATACTCTTGCACCATTTCACGCCCAGGTGAACTTACAACATCACCAATAAACAGAATTCTCATTCAATAATTCCTTCTTTCTATGAAAGTAACCTTTTGTTCGTTTTAGTTTCACATAAATTAAAGTCAAAAATCAAGTTACAGTGAAACTTCTATGTAGTCAGAAACTAAGCTCTAGCATCTCAACATAATGATAGACAGAAAAAAAGTAAAGTGGCTTGCTACCACTTTACTTTTTATGTCGAGCAAATTATTTCGCATATTCTACAGCTCTAGTCTCACGTATAACAGTGACTTTAATATGTCCTGGATAATCCAAGTCATTTTCAATCTTCTTACGGATATCTCTAGCTAATCGATGTGCCTCAAGATCATCCACTGTATCTGGTTTAACTAATATACGAATTTCTCGACCCGCTTGAATCGCAAAGGATTTCTCGACCCCATCAAAGGATTCAGAGATTTCTTCTAACTTCTCTAATCTGCGTATATAGTTTTCTAACGTTTCACTACGTGCTCCCGGACGAGCAGCCGATAGCGCATCAGCAGCCGCAACTAGTACCGCGATAATTGATGTTGGTTCGGTATCACCATGATGCGAAGCTATACTGTTGATTACGACTGGATGTTCTTTATATTTCGTCGCTAGCTCTACACCTATTTCAACATGACTACCTTCCACTTCATGGTCAATTGCTTTTCCGATATCATGTAATAAACCGGAACGACGAGCAAGACTTTCATCTTCTCCAAGTTCAGCGGCCATTAATCCAGCGAGATAAGCAACTTCCATTGAATGCTTCAACACATTTTGTCCATAACTTGTACGATACTTTAATCGTCCTAAGATCTTTATTAAATCTGGATGTAGTCCGTGGACTCCTACCTCAAACGTCGTTTCTTCACCAACTTCACGAATGTGCTCATCTACTTCACGACGAGATTTATCAACCATTTCCTCAATTCGTGCTGGGTGAATTCGCCCATCTTGAACAAGTTTTTCAAGTGCAATACGTGCTGTTTCACGACGAATAGGATCAAAACCAGACAGAATAACAGCTTCAGGTGTATCATCAATAATTAAATCAATACCTGTAAGCGTCTCAATTGTACGAATGTTACGTCCCTCACGACCTATGATACGACCTTTCATCTCATCGTTTGGTAAATTAACAACTGAAACTGTTGTTTCAGCAACATGGTCAGCTGCACAACGCTGAATTGCTACAGAAAGAATTTCTTTTGCACGCTTGTCTGCCTCTTCCTTCGCACGATTCTCACTCTCTTTAACCATAATCGCAGTTTCATGAGAAAGCTCTTTTTCCGTCTCTTGAATAATAAGCTCTCTTGCTGCTTCACGAGATAATCCGGAAATGTGTTCTAATTCTTGCTGTTGCTTATGCAACAACTCTTCCACTTTGCTTTCCATTTCTTCAATCTGCTGTTGTTTTGCTACGAGAGATTGTTCCTTCTTCTCAAGCATTATTTCACGCTGGTCAAGCGTCACACTCTTCCGATCTAAATTCTCTTCTTTTTGCATCAGACGATTTTCTTGTTTTTGTAGCTCCGTACGACGTTCACGGATTTCATTTTCCGCACTTGTACGAAGTTTATGAATTTCATCTTTCGCTTCAAGAAGCGCTTCCTTTTTCGATGCCTCTGATTCACGCTTGCCATCTTCAATGATTTGTAGCGCTGCATGCTCGGCACTCGAAATTTTCGCTTCTGCAATAGATTTTCGCACGAAATAGCCAACAACTGCTCCGACGATGATGCCAAGCAAAGCGGAGATGATTACTAACGCATTCATATTCTTCACCTCCTCTTGCTATCAAATTGTTTCGTAGTGTATGTTTAATTGCACAGGTTTCTGTACAAATACGCATACAGTCCATTTCATTTGTGTCGGCATTTTATGAGCTGTTTTCATAATTGAGTTACTTACAGCACAAAGCCATGTCAAATTCCAAATATTTTATTTTGAAATTATACATATTAATTGTAAAGTTGGCACAAATGCTTGTCAAGAGATCGATGTTGACTGACGGCATTATTTCACAATATTTTTTCATTTTTTCCAATTTTTACAGTTGATTTGATCAACTTTTTACGAAATCCTCTATCAATTGATCATCGTTGTTATCGATTTCAATTTTAAAATGCGTATTCAAATAAAGAAGGTGCCAAAGATAACATAAACATCCAGATACGTGAGGAATAGATAAGCAAGCTAAAAAAAGATTCGAATATAATTTACCTAGGACTTTTAGAACAACCTCTAAAAATAAAAAAAAAACAGAAAGAGACTTCTTACATCCCTTCCTGCTCTCTTCATTATGCATCAAAGTCTAAGTCTTCTTGTTCCTCTTTTACTAGAATACTCTCTTCATCTAATCCATGATGTTGACGGATTTTCTCATGAACCTCTAACTTCACATTTTCATTCTCACGTAAAAATTGCTTCGAATTTTCTCTACCTTGACCTAAACGCTCTTCATTATATGAATACCATGCACCACTTTTTTGAATAATATCTAAATCCGTCGCAATGTCTAGTAATTCACCTTCTTTAGAAATACCTTCTCCGTACATAATGTCTACTTCTGCTTGCCTGAATGGAGGTGCTACTTTATTCTTTACCACTTTAATTCTTGTTTTGTTTCCAACCATATCGTTACCTTGCTTCAACGTCTCAGCACGTCTTACTTCTAAACGAACCGTCGAATAGAATTTCAATGCACGTCCACCTGGTGTCGTCTCAGGATTACCGAACATTACACCAACTTTTTCACGAATTTGGTTAATAAAGATTGCAATCGTTTTGGATTTATTAATCGCACCAGATAACTTACGAAGAGCCTGTGACATGAGACGTGCTTGAAGACCAACATGAGCATCCCCCATATCTCCTTCAATCTCTGCTTTTGGAACAAGTGCGGCTACTGAATCGACGACAATAATATCGACAGCACCACTACGTACTAAAGCTTCTGCAATTTCTAACGCCTGTTCACCAGTATCTGGCTGTGACAATAACAACTCATCAATATCGACACCTAGTTTTTGAGCATAAACAGGGTCTAATGCGTGCTCTGCGTCAATGAATGCAGCTTGCCCACCTTGCGCTTGAACTTCAGCAATTGCATGTAATGCAACAGTTGTTTTACCAGAAGATTCTGGACCGTATACTTCAACAATACGCCCACGTGGATAGCCACCTACTCCAAGAGCAATATCTAATGCAAGTGATCCACTTGGGATTGTTGACACCCTTTGTTCTGCTTGTTCTCCTAATTTCATAATGGATCCTTTACCGAAATTTTTCTCTATTTGACGTAATGCTTGATCTAATGCAGCTTGACGATCACCCATCTTAATTCCTCCTCTTTCTCTTACTATTTCTCTTTAGACTATCATTATCATATCTCTTTTTTAACAGTTTGCCAAGAAAAAAACGAACACTTATTCGTTATTTTTGTTTTTCATCTCATTCAAAAATGGAAAAAGCGTTGTACAATATCTTATTTTGGAGATTATTTTATTACACATTTTTTATTTCTGTATTTATGTTATCTGTCAACTTATCAACCTAACAGTTTTTTTAATAAATAGTATGCACCGTACTTCACCGAACGAAGTCGAATAGAATGACGGCTTCCTGCAAGTGTAAGAGCATGTACCTCAGTTAAATGAGCATCTGCAAGACCAATAAATACCGTTCCAACAGGTTTTCCTTCCTGTTCTGCTGGACCTGCTACACCAGTAAAACTAATTCCGATGTTAGACTGATAGCGCTCACGCACCTTTTGAGCCATCTCTCTAGCAGTCTCTTCACTAACTGCACCATGCTGAATCAGTGTACTTTCTTCAACCCCAAGCAAATTCATTTTCGCCTCATTCGAATAAGTGATCATACCACCAGAAAAGACTGTCGATGCCCCTTTCTCATTCGTTAATGATTCTCCGAAGAAGCCACCTGTCAAGCTTTCAGCACTGGCAACTGTTATTGAACGATCTTTGAGCAACTTAACTAGTTCATGAAAAAGACTTGTGTCATCATATCCGTAAAAATAATCCCCGACACGAGCAAAAATCTCTTTCTCTGTTTCTACCATCAATGCTTGTGCATTTTCTACCGTCTCAGCTTTTGCTGTTAAACGTATAACAACCTCTCCATCAGAAGCTAGTGGAGCAATTGTTGGATTAGTCTGTTTATCAATCAAATCCTCTAACTCTGTTTCAAGCTGTGCCTCACCGATTCCAAAAAAATGTAATATCTTTGACGTAATAACTGTTTGTTCATGCAATTGATTCAGCAAGAACGGACGGACATAACTATCAAACATAGGCTTCATTTCTTTCGGTGGACCTGGTAGTAAAAGATAAGTAATTTGATCAACCGTCACACTCATGCCTGGGGCCATACCATTGTCATTAGGAAATACCGTTGACCCTTCTAATACATGTGCTTGCTTGCGATTATTGTCAGTCATTGCTCGATTGACTTTCTTGAAGTAATCCCTAATGCGCACTAATGCAAGTTCATCTTCTATAAGATTGAGCCCTAACACCTTTGCAATCGTCTCTTTTGTTAAGTCATCTTTTGTTGGACCAAGCCCACCAGAAAAAATAATCGTATCTACACGAGTTTGTGCATGCTTGATCGCTTTCTCTAGCCTCTCTGGGTTATCTCCTACTGTAGTATGATAAAATACGTTCACTCCAATTTCAGCAAGGTTACGTGAAATGAATTGAGCATTCGTATTTGCGATTTGTCCGAGTAACAGTTCAGAACCTACAGCTATAATTTCAGCGTTCACGATCTCCACCCCTTCTTCTCTAAATAAATTGCTCGTAACATTTAAGTGTGCTTCACATTATTTACTTTTCAATAATATGAATCGGTTTTTATAAAAATAATCCCATCCTGATAGAAGCGTAAAGAAAACAGCTAACCATAACATGATTCCACCGAGTGGAAAACCGAAAGATAGAAATGGCTGGTCGTGTAAAAGTAATGCTGCAATTGCGATCATCTGAACAGTTGTCTTAATCTTTCCAAGCTGACTTGCAGCAAGCACTTCTCCTTCACCAGAAGCAACAAGTCTTAACCCTGTGACTGCAAATTCTCTAGCAATAATAACAATAACCATCCAAGCAGCAGCAAAACCAATTTCAACGAGTGAAATCAATGCAGCAGAGACTAGTAACTTATCCGCTAACGGATCAAGAAATTTGCCCATTGTTGTAACAAGCTCATATTTTCTAGCAAGATAACCGTCAATCCAATCTGTTAAAGCTGCAATAATAAATAAGAGCGCTCCAATAATATGAGACACTGGTAATAATTCATTTCCTATACTCACCGTACCTAAAGGTAATGGAGCAAGCATAAAAATCATTAAAATTGGAATTAAAATAATACGTGACAATGTAATTTTGTTAGGTAAATTCACATCTAATCCTCCATTCAATCATCGATCCCTAGATTTTATAACCTCACCGAATATACGTTACATTAAACTGACCGAACTGTAAATTATTATATCCATCCAACTAAAATCATCATAGATTGAAGCCAAACATAAATGAAACACACATTTTGTACAAGAAAAGAGCCATCTGCACTGATGACTCTTTAAGGAATATCATTTTTTCACAAATTGAATCATGATCTTTTGATGGACGTTCTCAGTTGCAGGAAATGCATATGGCAATGGTTGTCCATTAACTAAAATGTCAATATCTATCGTTCGACCGATATTAAGCTCTACTTCTTCTTCGCTACTTAAATCAAAAGTTTTAGAAAGACCTTTATTCAACTCTTGGGCAAAGTATGATTTGCCTTTATTGCTTTTTACACCAATATAACTTCGACCCTCAGGTTTATTAGCAGTCAACGTAATCTCAAACTTATCCGTTCCCGTTAATTTGTACGTTGTTAAAGGAGTCTTACCATCCGTCTGATTAATTTTCTCTAATTGCATTTCATCTGTAGCCGGTTCATCAGTTTCTTGTTCATCTGGTACTGGAGTGACTGGTTCTTCACTTCCTGCCCCATTCTCATCTACTTTAGGTTTCTCAACCTCAGGTTCTTCTTGTGAAGGTAATGTAATCCCTTCCTCATATCCACCTACTCCTGAACCTGATTCCTCACTTACGCTTCCAGAATTGCTGGGCTTATTTTGATTAAAAAACCAAAAAGATAAAGCAATTGCTAAAATTAATACAATTACGAGTATCGTTGGTAAGAAAGATAAGAACTTACTTCCTCTCGTAGATACAGCCTTTTGCTCACGCTTAATCCGTGTCATTCGTTCAGGTACTTCATCATCTGCTCTTGGGATTTCTGTAGCAAACTCATGGAAAAGCTGTTCAGGATCTAAGCCAACTGCTTCAGCATACTGTTTTAAAAATGCACGTGCGTAAAAGTTCCCTGGCATCACATCAAATTTACCTGCTTCAATTGCCTCTAAGTAGCGCTTTTGAATTTTTGTTGTATTTTGCAATTGCTCTAATGTTAAATTTCGCTCAGCTCTAGCTTGTCTTAAGCGTTGTCCCAATTCACTCAATGATAACACCATCCAATACTTTCTATTTCAAATCCACTCACAAAACACGATGTTCCATAAGTGAATTATGAAAGTCATTGTGTTCTTTCTATTTTTTCTTAACTATTATTAATAGTTAATTCACCTACTTAATTAAAAATCAAACGCCGAAAACCCAAAATTCGATGACATGTTAGCTTCTTCAACGACTTCATACGTTATTTCTTCATCATGGTCGTTACGCAATTCAATAATATAATCAAAATCGTCCAATGTATATTGTGTTTCTTGCACAAAAATATCAGGGTGTTCAATTACTTTCGTTGCATCCAATGCCATGATTTCTCGAACAAGCTGCCAATGGCGTTCTGAAGCACGTCTAGTAGAAACTATTCCGTCAATAATGTAGAGATGGTCAGGATTATATTCATCTTCAATAAGCTGACTTCGAATAGTTTGCTTTAATAGAGTGGAAGATACAAATAACCAACGCTTATTTGCACACACGCTTGCAGCTACGATTGACTCAGTTTTTCCAACACGAGGCATGCCCCTAATTCCTATTAATTTGTGACCTTCCTTTTTATACAATTCCGCCATAAAATCGACAAGTACTCCTAACTCGTCTCTTTCAAAACGAAATATCTTTTTATCATCTTTTTCCCGATGTATGTATCGACCATGGCGAACTGCTAAACGATCCCTCAAACTAGGTTCGCGCAATTTTTTTATCGTTATATTATCAATGGTAAGTAAAATTGACTCAAGTCGCTTAATTTGTTCTGTAGATTCGCTAAGCAAAAGCATACCACGACGCATATCGTCAACCCCATTGATCGTTACAATATTAATGGCAAGCATCCCCAATAGTGAAGAAATGTCGCCAAGAAGACCCGGGCGGTTTTTGGAAATTTCATATTCTAAATACCACTCTTTTTTTGCCATACGCAATCTCCTCTACTATTAAAGCATCTTTCTCTAATTCAT is a window encoding:
- a CDS encoding stage V sporulation protein S; protein product: MEILKVSAQSNPNKVAGALSGVIRERGGAEIQAIGAGALNQAVKAVAIARGFVAPSGVDLICIPAFTDIMIDGEERTAIKLIVEPR
- a CDS encoding TIGR00282 family metallophosphoesterase, producing MRILFIGDVVSSPGREMVQEYVPKLKKKYHPDVTIINGENAAGGRGITQKIYRQLMGAGAQVITMGNHTWDNREIFEFIDDTPALVRPANYPDGTPGKGYTIINANGVEVAVVNVMGRTFLPPIDCPFRKIDDLLMEIRKRTPLIFIDFHAEATSEKQAFGWYVDGRASAVVGTHTHVQTADNRILPEGTAYMTDVGMTGPYDHILGMDREAVIRKFVTQLPVRFEVPKVGRTQLSGVVIDLDKKTGKAKKINRILINEDQPFFE
- the rny gene encoding ribonuclease Y; amino-acid sequence: MNALVIISALLGIIVGAVVGYFVRKSIAEAKISSAEHAALQIIEDGKRESEASKKEALLEAKDEIHKLRTSAENEIRERRTELQKQENRLMQKEENLDRKSVTLDQREIMLEKKEQSLVAKQQQIEEMESKVEELLHKQQQELEHISGLSREAARELIIQETEKELSHETAIMVKESENRAKEEADKRAKEILSVAIQRCAADHVAETTVSVVNLPNDEMKGRIIGREGRNIRTIETLTGIDLIIDDTPEAVILSGFDPIRRETARIALEKLVQDGRIHPARIEEMVDKSRREVDEHIREVGEETTFEVGVHGLHPDLIKILGRLKYRTSYGQNVLKHSMEVAYLAGLMAAELGEDESLARRSGLLHDIGKAIDHEVEGSHVEIGVELATKYKEHPVVINSIASHHGDTEPTSIIAVLVAAADALSAARPGARSETLENYIRRLEKLEEISESFDGVEKSFAIQAGREIRILVKPDTVDDLEAHRLARDIRKKIENDLDYPGHIKVTVIRETRAVEYAK
- the recA gene encoding recombinase RecA translates to MGDRQAALDQALRQIEKNFGKGSIMKLGEQAEQRVSTIPSGSLALDIALGVGGYPRGRIVEVYGPESSGKTTVALHAIAEVQAQGGQAAFIDAEHALDPVYAQKLGVDIDELLLSQPDTGEQALEIAEALVRSGAVDIIVVDSVAALVPKAEIEGDMGDAHVGLQARLMSQALRKLSGAINKSKTIAIFINQIREKVGVMFGNPETTPGGRALKFYSTVRLEVRRAETLKQGNDMVGNKTRIKVVKNKVAPPFRQAEVDIMYGEGISKEGELLDIATDLDIIQKSGAWYSYNEERLGQGRENSKQFLRENENVKLEVHEKIRQHHGLDEESILVKEEQEDLDFDA
- a CDS encoding competence/damage-inducible protein A, with product MNAEIIAVGSELLLGQIANTNAQFISRNLAEIGVNVFYHTTVGDNPERLEKAIKHAQTRVDTIIFSGGLGPTKDDLTKETIAKVLGLNLIEDELALVRIRDYFKKVNRAMTDNNRKQAHVLEGSTVFPNDNGMAPGMSVTVDQITYLLLPGPPKEMKPMFDSYVRPFLLNQLHEQTVITSKILHFFGIGEAQLETELEDLIDKQTNPTIAPLASDGEVVIRLTAKAETVENAQALMVETEKEIFARVGDYFYGYDDTSLFHELVKLLKDRSITVASAESLTGGFFGESLTNEKGASTVFSGGMITYSNEAKMNLLGVEESTLIQHGAVSEETAREMAQKVRERYQSNIGISFTGVAGPAEQEGKPVGTVFIGLADAHLTEVHALTLAGSRHSIRLRSVKYGAYYLLKKLLG
- the pgsA gene encoding CDP-diacylglycerol--glycerol-3-phosphate 3-phosphatidyltransferase, producing the protein MNLPNKITLSRIILIPILMIFMLAPLPLGTVSIGNELLPVSHIIGALLFIIAALTDWIDGYLARKYELVTTMGKFLDPLADKLLVSAALISLVEIGFAAAWMVIVIIAREFAVTGLRLVASGEGEVLAASQLGKIKTTVQMIAIAALLLHDQPFLSFGFPLGGIMLWLAVFFTLLSGWDYFYKNRFILLKSK
- a CDS encoding helix-turn-helix domain-containing protein, producing MVLSLSELGQRLRQARAERNLTLEQLQNTTKIQKRYLEAIEAGKFDVMPGNFYARAFLKQYAEAVGLDPEQLFHEFATEIPRADDEVPERMTRIKREQKAVSTRGSKFLSFLPTILVIVLILAIALSFWFFNQNKPSNSGSVSEESGSGVGGYEEGITLPSQEEPEVEKPKVDENGAGSEEPVTPVPDEQETDEPATDEMQLEKINQTDGKTPLTTYKLTGTDKFEITLTANKPEGRSYIGVKSNKGKSYFAQELNKGLSKTFDLSSEEEVELNIGRTIDIDILVNGQPLPYAFPATENVHQKIMIQFVKK
- a CDS encoding DUF3388 domain-containing protein, with amino-acid sequence MAKKEWYLEYEISKNRPGLLGDISSLLGMLAINIVTINGVDDMRRGMLLLSESTEQIKRLESILLTIDNITIKKLREPSLRDRLAVRHGRYIHREKDDKKIFRFERDELGVLVDFMAELYKKEGHKLIGIRGMPRVGKTESIVAASVCANKRWLFVSSTLLKQTIRSQLIEDEYNPDHLYIIDGIVSTRRASERHWQLVREIMALDATKVIEHPDIFVQETQYTLDDFDYIIELRNDHDEEITYEVVEEANMSSNFGFSAFDF